The genomic stretch GGTCCAGCTCCAGCGGCTGGCGCTGGGCGCGCGCTTTGACCAGCGCGGCATAGGCGGCATAGATCGGCTGGATGATATCCGTCAGCAGCGGTGCCGTCTTGTCATTCGGCTGGCCGTCGATTGCATCCTGCACTTCTTCATAATTGAGCGAGGCCACCGATTTCATCAGCCCACGATGGAATTCATGCCCGATCTTCTGTCCATGCGCGTCGATCCGCATGGCCACAGCGATACAGGCCCGGTCCACACCTTCGTGCAAAGAACATAGATCACCCGACAACCGGTCCGGCAGCATCGGCACCACGCGGTCGGGGAAATAGGTGGAATTGCCACGCTTGCGCGCCTCATGGTCCAGCGCGGTATTGGGCCTGACATAGGCGGCCACATCGGCGATGGCGACCCAGATGATGAACCCACCGGCATTCTTGGGGTCGGGGTCCGGTGCGACATAGCAGGCATCGTCATGGTCGCGCGCATCCCAGGGATCGATGGTGATCAAGGGCAGATCGCGCAGGTCCTTGCGGCCTTTGATGCCCATTGGCTTGGCGGCATCGGCCTCGGCCACGGCATCATCGGGGAAATGGTCGGGGATGCCATGCTGGTGGATCGCGATCAACGACACGGCACGCGGGGCAGTGGGATCACCCAGCCGCGCTACAATACGGGCTTTGGGCAGGCCAAGGCGGCCTTTGGGACCGGCCTGTTCGGCCTCGACCAGCTCGCCGTCCTTGGCGCCACCCGTGGCACCGGCGGCGACGACCCATTGTCTATCCGCACCCTTGTCGATGGGCAGTACGCGCCCGCCTTCGGAGCCTGCACGAAACACGCCCAGGATACGCATCGGATTGGCCCCGATCCGGCGGATCATGCGCGCGGTATGGGTGTGATCCTCGGTCTTGTCGACCGTCAGCCGCCCCAATATCCGGTCGCCCGCGCCCAAGGCCGGATCGCTGGAGCGCAGCATCATCAAGACACGCGGTTCCGGCCCTTGGCCTGTCCATTCCAGCGGGCGGGCAAAGAGATCGCCATCCGCATCGGGTGCCATGATTTCCAGCACGGCCACAGGCGGCAGGTCTTCGACATCGCGGTAAGAGGACCGGCGCTTGGTCAGCTTGCCCGCCTCTTCCAATTCCTTGAGAACGCGCTTGAGGTCGATCCGCGCCGCGCCCTTGATCCCGAACGCGCGCGCGATGTCACGCTTGGCGGTCTGGGTCGGGTTATCGGCGATGAAGGCGAGGATTTCGGATTTCGAGGGGATCTGTGTCATCTCGCTGCCCTAGCATGGCGCAGGCAGGGCGTCATCACATTTACCTGTAAGGTGGATTCAAATCCACCTTACGCGGTATTGCGCATGACCAACGGCCTGTTACTTACGCGAAGTGCGGGGCATGTTACGCAACAGATACATGCCTGTTTCCACCGGGTCTGTCGTCCGTGACACGAAGGACAGCTTGTCAACAATACATCCGGTCGGTTCGACAAGGCGCGATGCATCACGTCGCCACCACCCCTGCTCTTGCGGGTTGTTGAAATAAAGATGGTTCGCAATCACATATCGCTCATCCAGAAGCGTCTGTGCCTGCGCCACCCGGGCCAGCGCATTGTCTGCAAGACAGGTCATTTCATAGGTCACATCAAGAATAGCGGCACTCCGCCCCGCTGGGGTCGTGTTATAGGACCCGCTCACCCCCCGCAGAAAGCTGTCGTCCGTAAACGAAAACGCGACGGTTGCAGCGCCTTCGGGCAAAGCGGGTTCTTCAACCGCAGGTCCGGTGCAGGCTGTCAGGCCAAGAGCAGCGGCGAATACCAGATAGAATTTCATTCTATGCCTGCTTGATAGGGATGTCCGCTGAAAGCTTGCTGTGACATCCCCCGCTGGGCAATATGTGAGAGATATTATTCTCCCTCAGGTTGCAAAGTAATCACGCAGGATGCGGCTGTAGATCGCCTTGAGCTGCAGGATCTGGTCCACCGCCACCCGTTCATCGACCTGATGCATCGTCTGACCCACCAGCCCGAATTCCACGACAGGGCAATGATGCTGGACAAACCGCGCATCCGACGTCCCGCCCGAGGTCGACAGCACCGGATCGCGGCCGGTTTCGGCCTTGACCGCGCGGCCCACCAGATCGGACAGCGCGCCGGGCGGTGTGATAAAGCTTTCGCCCGAGACTTTGACCTGCATCGCGATCCGCACGCCGAAATCGGCGGCGACCTGATCGGCGATGCCCTGCATCCAGTCCGTCAGGCTGGCCCCGCTATGCAAGTCGTTGAACCGGATATTCACCCCCGCCCACGTCTGCGCGGGGATCACATTGGTCGCTGCATTGCCGGTGTCGATTGTCACCACCGCAAGGGTCGAGGGATCAAAATGCGCGGTGCCTTGGTCCAGCGGGTGGCTGGCCAGAATATCTACCAGCCGCGCGATCGCCGGCAGCGGATTTTTCGCGCGATGCGGATAGGCAGAATGGCCCTGCACACCGGTCACGGTAAAGGTGGCGTTCAGCGACCCGCGCCGCCCGATCTTCATCGCCTCGCCCATGACATCGGGGCAGGTCGGCTCGCCCACCAGACAGACCGACATGGTTTCGTTATTGGCGGCCATCCAGTCCAGCAGGGCGGTGGTGCCATCGCGCGCGTCGCCTTCCTCGTCCCCGGTGATCGCCAGAATGATTGCGCCATCGGGGGGCGTGTCGGCCACGAAATCCAGTGCTGCGGCGGCAAAGGCCGCGACGCCCGATTTCATATCGGTGGACCCGCGCCCGTAAAGATAGCCGTCCTTGATGACCGCGCCGAAAGGCGGCACCGTCCATGCGGCCGCGTCCCCCAAAGGCACGACATCGGTATGGCCGTTGAAGCCAAAGGTCCGGTTCGCGCCCTGCCGCCCCCAACGCGCGAAAAGGTTGGACACATCGCCCCGATCAACGCGGGTGCAGGTAAAGCCGCCCTCGGTCAGCAGCTTTTCGAGCAAGACCAGCGCGCCGCCTTCGACGGGCGTGACGGATGGGCAGCGGACCAGATCGGCGGTCAGGGCGACGGGATCAATCATGGGATTTCTTGAACGCTTGTTGCGCGGCGGGGCTGGCCTCTGTCTGGTACTGGGCGCGCCAGTCGTCATAGGGCATGCCATAGAAAATTTCGCGGCCTTCATCCTTGGTCATGGCAATGCCGCGCGCGTTCGCGGCTTCTTGATACCAGCGCGACAGGCAGTTCCGGCAGAAACCGGCAAGGTTCATCATGTCGATATTCTGCACGTCCACGCGGTCGTTTTGCAGATGCTGGCGCAGGCGGCGAAAGGCGGCGGCCTCCAGTTCGATCCGTGTCTGGTCGTCCATATTTATCTCCTTCATAGCTGGCTGTCTTTGAGGACATCTTGCAGGATCGGCGCGAGCCTGTCGGCCCAAGCCATCTGGCCCGCCTCATCCGCGATCAGGTCTTGGCGCAATTCGATCAAGACATTGGGGCGGCCATGTTGCAAGGCGTGCCGGTCAATCGCATCGCCGGGCAAATGACCTGCATAGGGTTCGTTTTCGCCGGTGCACCAGCCCTGCGCGCGGCAGGCGGTGATAAAGGGCTTTGCCAATCTTTCGTCATGCGCGAAGAGAACGCCAACCTCCCACGGACGCGGTG from Yoonia vestfoldensis encodes the following:
- the rnr gene encoding ribonuclease R, with product MTQIPSKSEILAFIADNPTQTAKRDIARAFGIKGAARIDLKRVLKELEEAGKLTKRRSSYRDVEDLPPVAVLEIMAPDADGDLFARPLEWTGQGPEPRVLMMLRSSDPALGAGDRILGRLTVDKTEDHTHTARMIRRIGANPMRILGVFRAGSEGGRVLPIDKGADRQWVVAAGATGGAKDGELVEAEQAGPKGRLGLPKARIVARLGDPTAPRAVSLIAIHQHGIPDHFPDDAVAEADAAKPMGIKGRKDLRDLPLITIDPWDARDHDDACYVAPDPDPKNAGGFIIWVAIADVAAYVRPNTALDHEARKRGNSTYFPDRVVPMLPDRLSGDLCSLHEGVDRACIAVAMRIDAHGQKIGHEFHRGLMKSVASLNYEEVQDAIDGQPNDKTAPLLTDIIQPIYAAYAALVKARAQRQPLELDLPERQIVLDDAGKVTSVQFKERLDAHRLIEEFMVLANVAAAETLIDRKSPLLFRVHEEPNPDKLDALREVVQASGLVLAKGQVLKTAHLNRLLLAARETEQAELINMATLRSMTQAYYSPDNFGHFGLALRSYAHFTSPIRRYADLIVHRALVAAHSWGQDGLSPWDVENLGDTAQKISDTERRSMAAERDTTDRYLAAFLSDRIGVEMGGRISGIAKFGVFVKLDETGADGMIPIRSLGREYFHYDPDSQTLMGSDSGILIRLGQRVTVKLIEAAPVTGGLIVELLTLDERDMPRGPGLTRGKPARRKQAGTKAKAAKIARKVKRSRK
- the dapE gene encoding succinyl-diaminopimelate desuccinylase, with protein sequence MIDPVALTADLVRCPSVTPVEGGALVLLEKLLTEGGFTCTRVDRGDVSNLFARWGRQGANRTFGFNGHTDVVPLGDAAAWTVPPFGAVIKDGYLYGRGSTDMKSGVAAFAAAALDFVADTPPDGAIILAITGDEEGDARDGTTALLDWMAANNETMSVCLVGEPTCPDVMGEAMKIGRRGSLNATFTVTGVQGHSAYPHRAKNPLPAIARLVDILASHPLDQGTAHFDPSTLAVVTIDTGNAATNVIPAQTWAGVNIRFNDLHSGASLTDWMQGIADQVAADFGVRIAMQVKVSGESFITPPGALSDLVGRAVKAETGRDPVLSTSGGTSDARFVQHHCPVVEFGLVGQTMHQVDERVAVDQILQLKAIYSRILRDYFAT
- a CDS encoding DUF1244 domain-containing protein; this encodes MDDQTRIELEAAAFRRLRQHLQNDRVDVQNIDMMNLAGFCRNCLSRWYQEAANARGIAMTKDEGREIFYGMPYDDWRAQYQTEASPAAQQAFKKSHD